The Leucobacter chromiiresistens genome has a window encoding:
- the resB gene encoding cytochrome c biogenesis protein ResB: protein MSNSRSDNDTLPARPSDHVDSTERGGGEVGLGWRGWLRWAWRQLTSMRTALILLLLMAIAAIPGSLFPQRQADPNGVVKYFDDNPELAPTIDTLQLFDVYSSAWFSAIYLLLFVSLIGCIIPRIKHHAKALRAPAPKTPARLQRMVGYSSSELQIVAGRTSEADVAHAVAIAESELRHRGYRTARYDTPSSWSVSAERGYLRETGNLVFHSALVGILVTVLLSTGLNYTGDRVIVQGTTFVNSESAYSSFSPGRNFDRSSLTPYALSLDGFDVEYVDPGLPGAGQAGNFAAHLSIREPGDDDSRAETVRVNSPIEVNGDRIYLLGNGYAPMITIRNAAGDVVYQEPQPFLPQDSAMTSLGVIKVPDGLPEQVGLIGFLYPTQSTLDTGAYYSVFPDLYNPMMTFNVFTGDLGIDDGTPRSVYQLDTESMTQITGGDTGVDSIELTPGDTADLPNGMGTITFEDLTVTEGAEEPIKRFVSLQIQRDTGATWVLIFSILATVGLITGLLIPRRRLWVKATLTDPVVGERKVKIEYAGLARGEDPALERSIEQFRTSHLSAIAEQLPSPHFKKGTP, encoded by the coding sequence ATGTCCAACTCCCGCTCTGACAACGACACCCTCCCCGCACGCCCGAGCGATCACGTCGACTCCACCGAACGCGGCGGAGGCGAGGTCGGGCTCGGCTGGCGGGGCTGGCTGCGCTGGGCATGGCGGCAGCTCACGAGCATGCGCACCGCCCTCATCCTGCTCCTGCTCATGGCGATCGCCGCGATCCCCGGTTCGCTCTTCCCACAGCGCCAGGCCGACCCCAACGGCGTCGTCAAGTACTTCGACGACAACCCCGAGCTCGCCCCCACCATCGACACGCTGCAGCTGTTCGACGTCTACAGCTCGGCCTGGTTCTCGGCCATCTACCTGCTGCTGTTCGTCTCCCTCATCGGCTGCATCATCCCGAGGATCAAGCATCATGCGAAAGCGCTCCGTGCGCCGGCGCCGAAGACCCCGGCGCGGCTGCAGCGCATGGTCGGCTATTCCTCGAGCGAACTGCAGATCGTCGCAGGCCGCACCTCCGAGGCCGACGTCGCCCATGCCGTCGCGATCGCCGAGAGCGAGCTGCGCCATCGCGGATACCGCACCGCACGCTACGACACCCCGAGCTCCTGGTCGGTCTCCGCTGAACGCGGCTACCTGCGCGAAACCGGCAACCTCGTCTTCCACTCCGCACTCGTCGGGATCCTCGTCACCGTGCTCCTGAGCACCGGCCTCAACTACACCGGCGACCGGGTCATCGTGCAAGGCACCACCTTCGTGAACAGCGAGAGCGCCTACTCCTCATTCTCGCCAGGCCGAAACTTCGACCGGAGCTCGCTCACCCCCTACGCGCTGAGCCTCGACGGATTCGACGTCGAGTACGTCGATCCGGGGCTGCCCGGCGCGGGGCAGGCGGGCAACTTCGCCGCACACCTCTCCATCCGCGAGCCCGGCGACGACGACAGCCGGGCCGAGACAGTGCGGGTGAACTCACCGATCGAGGTGAACGGCGACCGCATCTACCTCCTCGGCAACGGCTACGCGCCGATGATCACGATCCGCAACGCCGCCGGCGACGTCGTCTACCAGGAGCCCCAGCCGTTCCTCCCGCAGGACTCCGCAATGACCTCGCTCGGCGTCATCAAAGTCCCCGACGGGCTCCCCGAGCAGGTGGGGCTCATAGGCTTCCTGTACCCGACGCAGAGCACGCTGGACACCGGCGCCTACTACTCGGTATTCCCCGATCTCTACAACCCGATGATGACGTTCAACGTGTTCACGGGCGACCTCGGCATCGACGACGGCACCCCGCGCTCGGTGTACCAGCTCGACACCGAGTCGATGACCCAGATCACCGGCGGCGACACCGGCGTCGACTCGATCGAGCTCACCCCGGGCGACACCGCTGACCTCCCGAACGGGATGGGCACCATCACCTTCGAGGATCTCACCGTCACCGAAGGCGCTGAGGAGCCGATCAAGCGCTTCGTCTCCCTGCAGATCCAACGCGACACCGGCGCCACCTGGGTGCTCATCTTCTCCATCCTCGCCACCGTCGGCCTCATCACCGGCCTGCTCATACCGCGCCGCCGACTCTGGGTGAAGGCCACCCTCACCGACCCGGTCGTCGGCGAACGCAAGGTCAAGATCGAGTACGCAGGCCTCGCCCGTGGCGAGGATCCCGCCCTCGAACGCTCCATCGAGCAGTTCCGCACCAGCCACCTCTCGGCCATCGCCGAGCAACTACCGTCACCACACTTCAAGAAGGGAACCCCATGA
- the ccsB gene encoding c-type cytochrome biogenesis protein CcsB — protein MDLQLQAALDEFSVLAVWSAITIYVLAFLAFAYDLSQRASAAPVKQREAVLVGAAGGPTPAAENGAGEGSLRVPGAERSRRYFARLGIAFTALGFALHLAATVTRGIAAERVPWANMYEFALIGTLLIVAVYLVALRWYDLRFLGVFIVGMVVFFLGGSTISFYVEVTPLMDPLKSIWLIIHVFVASLATALLAIAAGLSVMQLLQARRERIKTAGGDEVAPDRGYLRTLPKADVLETLAYRFAILGFIFWTFTLIAGAIWANESWGRYWGFDVKEVWTFVIWVIYAGYIHARATRGWRGTKSAWLSLIGFATVIFNFTIVNLYFQGLHAYSGVS, from the coding sequence ATGGATCTGCAACTGCAGGCCGCACTCGACGAGTTCTCCGTGCTCGCCGTCTGGTCGGCGATCACAATCTACGTCCTCGCGTTCCTCGCCTTCGCCTACGACCTCTCGCAGCGCGCCTCAGCCGCACCGGTCAAGCAACGAGAGGCCGTGCTCGTCGGAGCCGCCGGCGGCCCCACGCCCGCAGCGGAGAACGGGGCAGGGGAGGGGAGCCTCCGCGTGCCCGGCGCCGAGCGGTCACGGCGCTACTTCGCACGACTGGGCATCGCGTTCACCGCGCTCGGCTTCGCCCTCCATCTGGCCGCCACCGTCACGCGCGGGATCGCGGCCGAACGGGTGCCGTGGGCGAACATGTACGAGTTCGCCCTCATCGGCACCCTGCTGATCGTCGCCGTCTACCTCGTCGCCCTGCGCTGGTACGACCTCCGATTCCTCGGCGTCTTCATCGTCGGCATGGTGGTGTTCTTCCTCGGCGGCTCGACGATCTCCTTCTACGTCGAAGTGACCCCGCTGATGGATCCGCTCAAGAGCATCTGGCTCATCATCCACGTCTTCGTCGCCTCACTCGCCACCGCGCTGCTCGCGATCGCGGCAGGCCTCTCCGTGATGCAACTGCTGCAGGCACGCCGCGAACGGATCAAGACCGCCGGCGGCGACGAGGTGGCCCCCGACCGCGGCTACCTGCGCACGCTCCCGAAGGCCGACGTGCTCGAGACGCTCGCCTACCGCTTCGCGATCCTCGGCTTCATCTTCTGGACGTTCACCCTCATCGCCGGGGCGATCTGGGCGAACGAGTCCTGGGGCCGCTACTGGGGCTTCGACGTGAAAGAGGTCTGGACGTTCGTGATCTGGGTGATCTACGCGGGCTACATCCACGCCCGCGCCACCCGAGGCTGGCGAGGGACGAAGTCGGCCTGGCTGTCGCTCATCGGCTTCGCCACGGTGATCTTCAACTTCACCATCGTCAACCTCTACTTCCAGGGCCTGCACGCCTACTCCGGCGTCAGCTGA
- a CDS encoding DUF6804 family protein: MSQKQQTPSYQRNALLPGFIALATLVVGVAFVGTEWFTVFRFVIAILALIVVWFAVQARHWWWVPVFVAIAVIWNPVYPFEFSGIFWILAQPLAGSTFLIAGALIKRSRDTAPKK, translated from the coding sequence ATGAGTCAGAAACAGCAGACCCCGTCCTATCAGCGCAACGCGCTGCTCCCAGGATTTATTGCCCTCGCCACGCTCGTCGTCGGCGTCGCTTTCGTTGGCACCGAATGGTTCACCGTCTTTCGTTTTGTCATCGCGATCCTCGCGCTCATCGTCGTCTGGTTCGCGGTACAGGCCCGTCACTGGTGGTGGGTGCCCGTCTTCGTCGCGATCGCCGTGATCTGGAACCCTGTCTACCCGTTCGAGTTCAGCGGCATCTTCTGGATCCTCGCCCAGCCACTCGCCGGTAGTACTTTTCTGATCGCCGGTGCGCTCATCAAACGGTCCCGTGACACCGCACCCAAGAAGTAA
- the lnt gene encoding apolipoprotein N-acyltransferase: MTTTETRPAQDDPNAPHAAAPHAAPSSRSTPAAHGLPWGAAIPVAALSGLLLDVAFPSVGWWPLAFLSIAGGLWALVGRSVGGAFLVGLAYGAAFYFTHLMWVVQFLGPIPWVALAGLESLLFALGAIPIALAYRWGAALRHRLARTLLLPALIAALWAARELLLGTWPYSGFPWGRIGMSQAGGPFAEAASWVGVTGLTFLIVWLCATVVDWAIRPRTRTRLLPAAVILALLLMPAFPTSEAGSLRVGWVQGDGPAGYFDPRSPGDVLAAQRAASDAILGEAMDLLVWPEGGVDSDPLNTPATARTLDAVVAEAGAPLLMNAATVRGEDTYNTSMLWEGGDAEQLHDKVNPVPFGEYVPDRWFYERIVPDLVGLIQREYTPGTNPPLVSVDGIQVGLAICFDVIYDTVIWDGARGGAKFYVFQTNNADFRGTDENLQQLEFARMRAIETGRAVVNVSTVGTSQVITPDGTFIDGAPADTPDAAITTVPLRTGLTPAVLVGSTLTLLIPIAALSGLLTLGLLKGRRSRTTPHPTAPELTESGASAKPPTKAS; the protein is encoded by the coding sequence GTGACGACCACGGAGACACGACCGGCACAAGACGACCCCAATGCGCCCCACGCAGCGGCACCGCACGCGGCGCCGTCGTCGCGCAGCACTCCGGCCGCGCACGGCCTGCCGTGGGGCGCGGCGATCCCGGTCGCCGCCCTCTCGGGCCTGCTGCTCGACGTCGCGTTCCCGAGCGTCGGCTGGTGGCCGCTCGCCTTCTTGAGCATCGCCGGCGGCCTCTGGGCTCTCGTGGGCCGCAGCGTCGGGGGTGCGTTCCTCGTGGGCCTCGCCTACGGTGCCGCGTTCTACTTCACGCACCTCATGTGGGTCGTGCAGTTCCTCGGCCCGATCCCCTGGGTCGCGCTCGCCGGACTCGAGTCGCTGCTCTTCGCCCTCGGCGCGATCCCGATCGCGCTCGCCTACCGCTGGGGCGCGGCCCTCCGGCATCGCCTCGCCCGCACGCTGCTCCTCCCGGCGCTCATCGCGGCGCTCTGGGCCGCACGCGAACTCCTCCTCGGCACCTGGCCCTACAGCGGATTCCCCTGGGGCAGAATCGGCATGTCCCAGGCGGGCGGCCCCTTCGCCGAAGCCGCCTCCTGGGTCGGCGTCACCGGCCTCACCTTCCTCATCGTCTGGCTCTGCGCCACCGTCGTCGACTGGGCCATCCGGCCCCGGACGCGCACCAGGCTGCTCCCCGCAGCGGTGATCCTCGCTCTCCTGCTCATGCCGGCCTTCCCCACGAGCGAGGCGGGCAGCCTCCGCGTCGGCTGGGTGCAGGGCGACGGGCCCGCCGGCTACTTCGACCCGCGCAGCCCCGGCGATGTGCTCGCCGCCCAACGCGCAGCGAGCGACGCCATCCTCGGCGAAGCGATGGATCTGCTCGTCTGGCCCGAGGGCGGCGTCGACTCCGATCCGCTGAACACCCCGGCCACCGCCCGCACCCTCGACGCTGTCGTCGCCGAAGCCGGGGCCCCGCTCCTCATGAACGCGGCCACCGTGCGAGGCGAGGACACCTACAACACCTCGATGCTCTGGGAAGGCGGTGATGCTGAGCAGCTGCACGACAAGGTGAACCCCGTGCCGTTCGGCGAATATGTGCCCGACCGGTGGTTCTACGAACGCATCGTGCCAGACCTCGTCGGCCTCATCCAACGCGAATATACCCCGGGCACGAACCCACCGCTCGTCTCCGTCGACGGCATTCAGGTTGGTCTCGCGATCTGCTTTGACGTCATCTACGACACGGTGATCTGGGACGGGGCGCGTGGCGGGGCGAAGTTTTACGTCTTTCAAACCAACAACGCCGACTTTCGAGGCACCGATGAGAACCTGCAGCAGCTCGAGTTCGCACGCATGCGCGCCATCGAAACCGGTCGTGCCGTCGTGAACGTCTCGACCGTGGGCACCAGCCAGGTCATCACCCCTGACGGCACCTTTATCGACGGCGCCCCCGCCGATACACCGGACGCCGCCATCACCACCGTGCCGCTGCGCACCGGGCTCACCCCGGCCGTCCTCGTCGGCTCGACCCTCACCCTACTCATCCCCATCGCCGCGCTAAGCGGGCTCCTCACACTGGGCCTGCTCAAGGGGCGACGGAGCCGCACGACGCCCCACCCGACCGCGCCCGAATTGACCGAGAGCGGCGCATCGGCCAAACCCCCAACGAAAGCATCATGA
- a CDS encoding DsbA family protein, translated as MNRPPHTVQKPTKKLSTSQKAALIAIPAVLLIALILILISVLNRPEVQAPGESSNGSGTGGGTPTQSDVPLVQENSHVLDDAGEGAPVLVEFLDFECEACGAVYPVIEEIRKQYDGQITYVPRYFITNHANSMNAAIAVEAASQQGKFEEMYQKLFESQPEWAEQQTSQADKIRNYAEELGLDMAAFDAAVADPATQARVEEDHNAGMALGVRGTPTFFLNGELLQPQSVTDITDALDAAIAESKE; from the coding sequence ATGAACCGGCCCCCGCACACCGTGCAGAAACCGACCAAGAAACTGAGCACCTCGCAGAAAGCGGCGCTCATCGCGATCCCCGCCGTGCTGCTCATCGCGCTCATCCTGATCCTCATCTCGGTGCTCAACCGTCCCGAAGTCCAGGCACCCGGCGAGTCGTCGAACGGTAGCGGGACGGGCGGCGGAACCCCCACGCAGAGCGACGTGCCGCTCGTGCAGGAGAACTCGCACGTCCTCGACGACGCCGGCGAGGGCGCGCCGGTGCTCGTCGAGTTCCTCGACTTCGAATGCGAAGCCTGCGGCGCCGTCTACCCGGTGATCGAGGAAATCCGTAAGCAGTACGACGGCCAGATCACCTACGTCCCCCGCTACTTCATCACCAACCACGCGAACTCGATGAACGCCGCCATCGCGGTCGAGGCCGCGTCACAGCAGGGCAAGTTCGAGGAGATGTACCAGAAGCTCTTCGAATCGCAGCCCGAATGGGCGGAGCAGCAGACCTCCCAGGCCGACAAGATCCGCAACTACGCCGAGGAGCTCGGGCTCGACATGGCCGCCTTCGATGCGGCCGTCGCCGATCCTGCGACCCAGGCGAGGGTCGAAGAGGATCACAACGCGGGCATGGCACTCGGCGTGCGCGGCACCCCGACGTTCTTCCTGAACGGCGAGCTGCTGCAGCCGCAGTCCGTCACCGACATCACCGACGCCCTCGACGCGGCGATCGCGGAGAGCAAGGAGTAG
- a CDS encoding TlpA family protein disulfide reductase, with protein MTALVATAAISTGLIGCTAAEPMSEQYQQGSVRSGTSDGRIVEIPVDERGAAVSFSGTTEYGDPVSSDDYAGQVYVVNFWYAACGPCIIEAPMLEEVWQNYQDEGVGFLGINIYDQPATAVAFAEENGITYPSVIDVNDGRVKQAFAGVTPIQATPTTLVLDREGRVTARIIGQLESASILDTLVADALAETS; from the coding sequence ATGACCGCACTCGTGGCGACCGCCGCGATCAGCACCGGGCTGATCGGCTGCACCGCCGCCGAGCCGATGTCGGAACAGTACCAGCAGGGCAGCGTACGAAGCGGCACCTCCGACGGCCGCATCGTCGAGATCCCCGTCGACGAGCGCGGCGCCGCCGTGAGCTTCAGCGGCACCACCGAATACGGTGACCCCGTGTCAAGCGACGACTACGCCGGGCAGGTGTACGTCGTCAACTTCTGGTACGCCGCCTGCGGCCCCTGCATCATCGAAGCCCCCATGCTCGAAGAGGTCTGGCAGAACTACCAGGACGAGGGCGTCGGATTCCTCGGCATCAACATCTACGACCAGCCCGCAACCGCCGTCGCCTTCGCCGAAGAGAACGGCATCACCTACCCCAGCGTGATCGACGTGAACGACGGCCGCGTCAAGCAGGCCTTCGCCGGCGTCACTCCGATCCAAGCCACCCCCACCACGCTCGTGCTCGACCGTGAGGGGCGGGTCACGGCCCGCATCATCGGGCAACTCGAATCGGCCTCCATCCTCGACACGCTCGTCGCCGACGCACTCGCGGAGACCTCATGA
- a CDS encoding cytochrome c biogenesis CcdA family protein, translated as MSPSDLVFDGALWAGVLIAALAGFVSFASPCVLPLVPGYFGYLGSAVAPVEQSTAPAGSTTAQRRRLLLGVLLFIVGFSVVFVTVTVLGGVFGQVFLSYADIATRILGVVVIVMGLAFVGVFRKMQRTVRPRFRARLGLAGAPLLGLALGIGWTPCIGPTLAAIISVSWNLGDPIRAGLLGVAYSLGLGIPFLLLALGLGWATRSMSFLRRHIRTINIAGGVVLVLLGLLMVSGLWTRLMSSLQGVMANVQLPL; from the coding sequence ATGAGCCCGAGCGATCTCGTCTTCGACGGCGCACTCTGGGCCGGGGTGCTCATCGCCGCTCTCGCCGGCTTCGTCTCCTTCGCCTCCCCGTGCGTGCTCCCACTCGTGCCCGGCTACTTCGGCTACCTCGGCTCCGCCGTCGCCCCCGTCGAACAGAGCACCGCACCCGCAGGCAGCACCACGGCACAGCGCCGGCGCCTGCTCCTCGGCGTGCTCCTGTTCATCGTCGGGTTCTCCGTCGTGTTCGTCACCGTCACCGTGCTCGGCGGCGTCTTCGGCCAAGTCTTCCTCTCCTACGCCGACATCGCCACCCGCATCCTCGGCGTCGTGGTGATCGTCATGGGCCTCGCCTTCGTCGGCGTCTTCCGCAAGATGCAGCGCACCGTCCGCCCCCGCTTCCGAGCACGCCTGGGACTCGCCGGAGCCCCGCTACTCGGCCTCGCCCTCGGCATCGGCTGGACGCCGTGCATCGGGCCGACCCTCGCCGCGATCATCTCCGTCTCGTGGAACCTCGGCGATCCCATCCGTGCGGGGCTGCTCGGCGTCGCCTACTCGCTCGGCCTCGGCATCCCGTTCCTGCTGCTCGCCCTCGGGCTCGGCTGGGCGACCCGCTCGATGTCGTTCCTGCGCCGCCACATCCGCACCATCAACATCGCCGGCGGCGTCGTGCTCGTCCTGCTCGGCCTGCTCATGGTGAGCGGGCTCTGGACACGTCTCATGTCCTCCCTGCAGGGGGTGATGGCGAATGTCCAACTCCCGCTCTGA
- a CDS encoding signal peptidase II gives MTHKPQHHPPADERTDPPMQPRNRRPSRRLLFVYSCAIAALTIAFDVISKQLALHFLDTENRIPLLGDHFGLQLAFNTGAAFSIGSQLTPFITLLGIVASVLLVRAALRTEHRIYAASIGLILGGAFGNLTDRIFAPPGFGSGAVTDFLTYGQLFIGNIADVAIGAGVVLYGIGALRLHAVSRTRDTVDPVENHEADPPTPNSVATRTETTHP, from the coding sequence ATGACCCACAAACCACAACACCACCCGCCCGCCGATGAGCGTACCGACCCTCCGATGCAGCCTAGGAACCGTCGCCCCTCCCGCCGACTGCTGTTCGTCTACAGCTGCGCCATTGCCGCTCTCACGATCGCGTTCGACGTGATCAGCAAGCAGCTCGCCCTGCACTTCCTCGACACAGAGAATCGCATCCCCCTGCTCGGTGATCATTTTGGGCTGCAGCTCGCCTTCAACACCGGGGCCGCGTTCTCGATCGGTTCCCAGCTCACCCCGTTCATCACGTTGCTCGGGATCGTCGCCTCCGTGCTCCTTGTCCGGGCCGCACTCCGCACGGAGCACCGCATCTATGCCGCCTCGATCGGGTTGATCCTCGGTGGGGCTTTCGGTAATCTCACTGACCGCATCTTCGCCCCGCCGGGATTCGGCAGCGGCGCGGTCACTGATTTCCTCACCTATGGGCAGCTATTTATCGGCAACATCGCCGATGTCGCGATCGGTGCCGGCGTCGTGCTTTACGGCATCGGCGCCTTGCGTCTCCACGCGGTCTCCCGCACACGAGACACCGTCGATCCTGTCGAGAATCACGAAGCCGACCCACCGACCCCCAATTCCGTGGCGACGCGAACAGAGACGACGCATCCATGA